Proteins encoded in a region of the Phacochoerus africanus isolate WHEZ1 chromosome 8, ROS_Pafr_v1, whole genome shotgun sequence genome:
- the PANK4 gene encoding 4'-phosphopantetheine phosphatase, protein MAECGASGSGSSGDSLDKSITLPPDEIFRNLENAKRFAIDIGGSLTKLAYYSTVQHKVARVRSFDHSGKDTEQDHEPPYEISVQEEVTARLHFVKFENTYIEACLDFIKDHLVNTETKVIQATGGGAYKFKDLIEEKLQLKVDKEDVMTCLIKGCNFVLKNIPHEAFVYQKDSDPEFRFQTNHPNIFPYLLVNIGSGVSIVKVETEDRFEWIGGSSIGGGTFWGLGALLTKTKKFDELLHLASRGQHANVDMLVQDVYGGAHQTLGLSGNLIASSFGKSATADREFSREDMAKSLLHMISNDIGQLACLYARLHCLDRVYFGGFFIRGHPVTMRTITYSINFFSKGQVQALFLRHEGYLGAIGAFLKGAEQDNPNQYSWGENYAGSSGLMSSSPELCPTQRARSGTFDLLEMDRLERPLVNLPLLLDPSSYVPDTVDLTDDALARKYWLTCFEEALDGVVKRAVASQPGSVDAAERAEKFRQKYWNKLQTLRHQPFAYGTLTVRSLLDTREHCLNEFNFPDPYSKVKQQDNGVALKCFQRVIRSLDALGWEERQLALVKGLLAGNVFDWGAKAVSDVLESDPQFGFEEAKKKLQERPWLVDSYSKWLQRLKGPPHKCALIFADNSGVDVILGVFPFVRELLSRGTEVILACNSGPALNDVTYSESLIVAERIAAMDPVVHSALREERLLLMQTGSSSPCLDLSRLDKGLAVLVRERGADLVVIEGMGRAVHTNYHAALRCESLKLAVIKNSWLAERLGGRLFSVIFKYEVPAE, encoded by the exons ATGGCGGAGTGTGGAGCGAGCGGCAGCGGGAGCAGCGGGGACAGCCTGGACAAGAGCATTACGCTGCCCCCCGACGAGATCTTCCGCAACCTGGAGAACGCCAAGCGCTTCGCCATAGATATAG GCGGCTCTCTGACCAAGCTGGCCTACTACTCCACTGTGCAGCACAAAGTGGCCCGAGTGCGCTCCTTTGACCACTCGGGCAAG GACACAGAGCAGGACCACGAGCCACCCTACGAGATCTCCGTCCAGGAGGAGGTCACCGCCAGGCTGCACTTTGTCAAGTTCGAGAACACCTACATAGAAGCCTGCCTGGACTTCATCAAGGACCACCTGGTTAACACCGAGACGAAGGTCATCCAGGCGACCGGGGGCGGGGCATACAAGTTCAAAGACCTCATTGAAGAGAAGCTGCAGCTGAA GGTTGACAAGGAGGACGTGATGACCTGCCTGATAAAGGGCTGCAACTTCGTGCTGAAAAACATCCCGCACGAGGCGTTCGTCTACCAGAAGGACTCCGACCCCGAGTTCCGGTTCCAGACGAACCACCCCAACATCTTCCCGTACCTTCTTGTCAACATCGGCTCTGGCGTCTCCATTGTGAAG GTAGAGACGGAGGACAGATTCGAGTGGATCGGCGGCAGCTCCATCGGGGGTGGCACCTTCTGGGGGCTCGGGGCCCTGCTCACCAAAACCAAG AAGTTCGACGAGCTGCTGCACCTGGCGTCCCGAGGCCAGCACGCCAACGTGGACATGCTGGTGCAGGACGTCTACGGAGGGGCACACCAGACGCTGGGGCTCAGCGGCAACCTCATCGCCAGCAGCTTTGGGAAGTCGGCCACCGCGGACAGAG AGTTCTCCAGGGAGGACATGGCCAAGAGCCTGCTGCACATGATCAGCAACGACATCGGGCAGCTCGCCTGCCTCTACGCCAGGCTCCACTGCCTGGACCGGGTCTACTTCGGCGGCTTCTTCATCCGCGGCCACCCGGTCACCATGCGCACCATCACCTACAGCATCAATTTCTTCTCCAAG GGGCAAGTCCAGGCGCTGTTCCTGAGGCACGAGGGCTATCTGGGAGCCATCGGCGCGTTTCTCAAGGGAGCCGAGCAAGACA ACCCAAACCAGTACAGCTGGGGAGAGAACTACGCCGGCAGCTCCGGGCTGATGAGCTCATCGCCCGAGCTCTGCCCAACCCAGCGAGCCCGGAGCGGCACC TTTGACTTGCTGGAAATGGACCGGCTGGAGCGGCCGCTGGTCAACCTACCTCTTCTCCTGGACCCTTCCTCCTACGTACCCGACACGGTCGACCTCACGGACGACGCCCTGGCCCGCAAGTACTGGCTCACCTGCTTCGAGGAGGCCCTGGACGGG GTGGTGAAGCGCGCCGTGGCCAGCCAGCCGGGCTCCGTGGACGCAGCCGAAAGGGCTGAGAAGTTCCGCCAGAAGTACTGGAACAAGCTGCAGACGCTGCGGCACCAGCCCTT CGCTTACGGGACGCTGACTGTGCGCAGCCTGTTGGACACGAGGGAGCACTGCCTGAATGAGTTCAACTTCCCGGACCCCTACTCCAAG GTGAAGCAGCAGGACAACGGCGTGGCCCTGAAGTGTTTTCAGAGGGTGATCCGCTCCCTGGAcgccctgggctgggaggagcgGCAGCTGGCCCTGGTGAAGGGGCTGCTGGCTGGCAACGTCTTCGACTGGGGAGCGAAAGCCGTCTCCGA TGTCCTTGAATCCGATCCCCAGTTTGGGTTCGAGGAGGCGAAGAAGAAGCTGCAAG AGCGACCCTGGCTTGTGGACTCCTACAGCAAGTGGCTGCAGAGACTGAAG GGGCCCCCTCACAAATGTGCCTTAATTTTCGCAGATAACAGTGGAGTAGACGTCATTTTGGGAGTCTTCCCCTTTGTCAGGGAGCTTCTCTCTAGAGGGACGGAG GTGATCCTGGCGTGCAATTCGGGCCCCGCCTTGAATGACGTGACCTACAGCGAGTCCCTCATCGTGGCCGAGCGCATCGCGGCCATGGACCCTGTCGTCCA CTCGGCGCTGCGGGAAGAGAGGCTACTGCTGATGCAGACGGGCTCCAGCTCCCCGTGCCTGGACCTCAG CCGCCTGGACAAGGGGCTGGCCGTGCTGGTGCGGGAGCGCGGCGCCGACCTGGTGGTCATTGAGGGCATGGGCCGAGCCGTCCACACCAACTACCACGCGGCCCTGCGCTGCGAGAGCCTCAAGCTGGCCGTCATCAAGAACTCGTGGCTGGCTGAGCGGCTTGGCGGCCGCCTCTTCAGCGTCATCTTCAAGTACGAGGTCCCGGCCGAGTGA
- the HES5 gene encoding transcription factor HES-5 encodes MAPSTVAVELLSPKEKNRLRKPVVEKMRRDRINSSIEQLKLLLEQEFARHQPNSKLEKADILEMAVSYLKHSKAFAAAAGPKSLHQDYSEGYSWCLQEAVQFLTLHAASDTQMKLLYHFQRPPAAPATPAKEPKAPGTAPAPTPAKAAAAAAAARQPACGLWRPW; translated from the exons ATGGCCCCCAGCACCGTGGCCGTGGAGCTGCTCAGCCCCAAAGAGAAGAACCGA CTGCGGAAGCCCGTGGTGGAGAAGATGCGCCGCGACCGCATCAACAGCAGTATTGAGCAGCTGAAGCTGCTGCTGGAGCAGGAATTCGCGCGCCACCAGCCCAACTCCAAGCTGGAGAAGGCCGACATCCTGGAGATGGCCGTCAGCTACCTGAAACACAGCAAAG CcttcgccgccgccgccggccccAAGAGCCTGCACCAGGACTACAGCGAGGGCTACTCGTGGTGCCTGCAGGAGGCCGTGCAGTTCCTGACGCTGCACGCGGCCAGCGACACGCAGATGAAGCTGCTCTACCACTTCCAGCGACCCCCGGCCGCGCCCGCCACGCCCGCCAAGGAGCCCAAGGCGCCCGGCACCGCGCCCGCGCCCACCCCGGCCaaggccgccgccgccgccgccgccgcgcgccAGCCCGCCTGCGGCCTCTGGCGGCCGTGGTGA